In the genome of Xenopus laevis strain J_2021 chromosome 1S, Xenopus_laevis_v10.1, whole genome shotgun sequence, one region contains:
- the gzmak.S gene encoding granzyme A, whose protein sequence is MADTKTSTGFLFSSAVLFILVIWQCECTEIIGGREAIPHSRPYMVALYLNQEKFKTICGGVLIKPNWVLTAAHCNITEKTRIIVGVHSLSAQESQKQIIPMIGKFQPKDYSIKTFDYDVQLLQLSKEAVLGTDVSVLPLPVKYKKLKPGTVCETAGWGTTTNHRNRISDKLMEVNVTILARKTCAEKWKSILNITRNMICTSEQNEVKGTCAGDSGGPLICNGFLRGLTSFGMPECAIPGDASVYGKLNRNVISWIKKMITGVSSNVF, encoded by the exons ATGGCTGATACAAAGACATCTACGGGCTTTCTCTTTTCTTCagctgttttgtttattttggttATTTGGCAAT GTGAGTGCACAGAGATAATTGGTGGGAGAGAAGCTATTCCGCACTCAAGACCATACATGGTTGCTCTGTACTTGAATCAAGAAAAATTTAAAACCATATGCGGTGGCGTTTTGATAAAACCCAACTGGGTATTAACTGCAGCTCACTGTAATAT AACCGAGAAAACTAGGATCATTGTTGGTGTCCACTCACTTTCTGCCCAGGAAAGCCAGAAGCAGATCATCCCCATGATCGGGAAATTCCAGCCCAAGGACTACAGTATAAAGACATTTGATTATGATGTTCAGCTATTACAG tTGTCTAAAGAGGCAGTGCTTGGAACCGATGTCAGTGTTTTGCCATTACCAGTAAAGTATAAGAAACTGAAACCCGGGACTGTGTGTGAAACAGCGGGATGGGGAACGACTACCAACCACCGCAACCGGATTTCAGATAAACTAATGGAAGTCAACGTAACAATACTGGCTAGAAAAACATGTGCTGAAAAATGGAAATCTATTCTCAATATAACCAGGAATATGATCTGTACTAGCGAGCAGAATGAAGTGAAGGGGACTTGTGCT gGAGATTCTGGAGGGCCTTTGATTTGTAATGGATTTTTAAGGGGACTCACATCGTTTGGCATGCCGGAGTGCGCTATTCCTGGGGATGCAAGTGTATATGGGAAACTCAACCGGAACGTCATCAGctggattaaaaaaatgattactgGCGTGTCTTCAAACGTATTTTAA